A genomic region of Nostoc sp. UHCC 0702 contains the following coding sequences:
- a CDS encoding response regulator, whose translation METTLKILVVDDDEVDRMAVRRALTKAGVSMELSEVGNGNDALSALRNTTFDCVFLDYRLPDQDGLALIQKLRSWEIKVPLVVLTAQGDEEIAVALMKAGATDYLSKSRISSATLAQILRNAIRVHRAEMQAALANQQLRESHEQLIRKNQELERQRQQIQLQNLKLLEATRLKSQFLATMSHELRTPMNAIIGFSQILLRPKFAQLTHQQTDMVERILNNGKHLLMLLNEVLDFSKLEAGRLELKPEFFDLNKVINTTVAEMRSLAEAKKLSLLVQIDIQNPILFNDSVRLRQILVNLLSNAIKFTESGSIWLEARDIPENRIAIAVRDTGIGIAPKDFKHIFEAFRQVDQSITRKYAGTGLGLAIIDSLVRMMGGKIFVESQLGAGSMFRIEIPRQVSLTTANGNFQTLHLDGESIVYSAQNPHQSTNHHWDIPMQKYK comes from the coding sequence ATGGAAACGACGCTGAAAATTTTGGTTGTAGACGATGATGAAGTAGATCGCATGGCAGTACGTCGCGCTCTGACTAAAGCAGGAGTAAGCATGGAACTGTCTGAAGTAGGTAATGGCAATGATGCACTCTCTGCTTTGAGAAATACTACTTTTGATTGCGTTTTCCTTGATTATCGTTTACCAGACCAAGACGGCTTGGCCCTAATTCAAAAGCTACGCTCCTGGGAAATCAAAGTTCCTTTAGTCGTCCTCACTGCTCAAGGAGATGAAGAAATTGCTGTAGCTTTAATGAAAGCTGGTGCTACAGATTATCTTTCCAAATCTAGAATTTCTTCAGCAACTTTGGCACAAATTTTGCGGAATGCAATTAGAGTACATCGGGCTGAAATGCAAGCAGCTTTGGCGAATCAGCAACTGAGAGAAAGCCACGAGCAACTGATTCGTAAAAACCAAGAATTGGAGAGACAAAGACAACAAATTCAGTTGCAAAACCTCAAGCTGTTAGAAGCAACGCGGCTGAAATCCCAGTTTTTAGCCACGATGTCTCATGAATTGCGGACTCCCATGAATGCCATCATTGGTTTTTCGCAAATATTATTACGTCCTAAATTCGCTCAACTTACCCATCAGCAAACGGATATGGTGGAGCGCATTCTCAACAACGGCAAGCATTTGCTGATGCTACTAAACGAAGTTCTCGACTTTTCCAAATTGGAAGCAGGACGACTAGAATTAAAGCCAGAATTCTTTGATTTAAATAAAGTAATAAATACTACTGTAGCAGAAATGCGTTCTCTAGCAGAGGCAAAAAAACTGTCTTTGCTAGTTCAAATAGATATACAAAATCCGATATTATTTAATGATTCAGTACGTCTACGACAAATTTTAGTCAACTTGTTGTCAAATGCTATTAAGTTTACAGAATCTGGCAGCATTTGGCTGGAAGCTAGAGATATTCCGGAAAATCGGATCGCGATCGCAGTTCGTGATACAGGTATTGGCATAGCTCCCAAAGACTTCAAACATATTTTTGAAGCTTTTCGACAAGTCGATCAAAGTATTACTCGTAAATATGCTGGTACAGGCCTGGGTTTGGCAATCATCGATTCGCTGGTGCGAATGATGGGTGGGAAAATATTTGTAGAAAGTCAATTAGGAGCCGGGTCAATGTTCAGGATTGAAATTCCACGGCAAGTATCATTAACAACCGCAAACGGAAATTTTCAGACTTTACATTTGGATGGTGAGAGTATCGTTTATTCTGCTCAAAATCCGCATCAATCTACAAACCATCATTGGGATATCCCAATGCAAAAGTATAAATAA
- a CDS encoding response regulator — MQERVINILLVEDDEVDVMNVKRAFKKANIYNQIYHADNGLEALKILRGNHHQSPNIPNERRLVLLDLNMPKMGGIEFLQELRQDPQLKAIPVVVMTTSNQDQDRVEAYNLNVAGYILKPVTFTSFVEIITALNKYWILCEIP, encoded by the coding sequence ATGCAGGAAAGAGTGATCAACATACTGTTAGTGGAGGACGATGAAGTTGATGTGATGAATGTCAAGCGAGCATTCAAAAAAGCTAATATTTACAACCAGATTTACCATGCTGACAATGGGCTGGAGGCACTAAAAATACTACGCGGCAATCATCATCAGTCCCCCAATATACCTAATGAGCGGCGCTTGGTTTTGTTGGATTTGAATATGCCCAAAATGGGTGGCATCGAATTTCTGCAAGAATTACGACAAGACCCACAATTAAAAGCAATTCCTGTAGTTGTGATGACGACCTCAAACCAAGACCAAGACAGAGTGGAAGCTTACAACTTAAATGTTGCCGGCTATATCCTCAAACCTGTAACCTTCACTAGCTTTGTTGAAATTATTACAGCACTCAACAAATATTGGATTTTGTGCGAAATACCTTAG